The Sandaracinus amylolyticus genomic interval GCGCGTAGAACGAGAGCTCACCGGCGATCATCCACGCGAAGAGGCGCGGGCGCTTCTTGCCGAGCTGGTACGCGGCCAGCTTGAAGATCGACAGGAAGAAGAAGTCGCTCCAGTAGCGGAGGAAGTCGACCAGCGAGTCGCGCTGGTACTTCATCGTCGACGACAGGTCGCGCGGGAGGTTGCCCTCCGCGTGATGCATCGTGATGTGGTGGATGTAGTAGGTCTCCGGGGTCTCGCCGCAGAACGGACCGAGCACCCACGGGATGTAGAACTTCGCCCAGCCATGCTCGCGCTTGAACAGCGGCTTGTGGCTGGTGTTGTGCAGCATGAGGATGTAGCGATCGAAGAACGCGCCGAAGAGCACGGCCCAGTAGAGCGGCGCCATCCACCAGCGGAACACGCCCGGCCAGTAGAGGACGATCGCGAGCGGGATCAGCACGAACGTCATCTGCAGCGAGAGCCACACGAAGGGCAGGTCTCGCTCGTCGCGGATGAAGCGCAGCGCGAGCTTCTCGAGAGCGTTCCGCTGCGCCTTGGGCGTGAACGTGGGATCGGTGAGCTCGAGCGTTCGGACGGCCATTCTCGTTCTTCCCGTTCGCGCTGCGTCTCTGGAAACGCAGCGCGCGGCGGAGGATGCCGGACGACGCTGGATCGGGCAAACGCGCACTCCCCTGCGCACGTCACGCGATGACGACGCTCACCGCGTAACGGACTACGCGGCCCAGATCTGCTCGCAGCGCGCGCGCACCTTGCGGCGCAGCTCGGCAAATTCCGGCTGGGCTCGCGCCTGCTCGATCAGGGGGCAGCGATCCATCCATTCGAGGTCGACGAGCACGCTCTCCGCGCCGCCGCGTACGTGCTCCATCATGCTCGGCACGTCGCCGAGGCGTCCGTACGCCTCGGCGCAGAGCTGGTGCACGAGCGAGCGGAAGCGGTCGCTCACCTTGCCGTCGAGCACGGTGCGCAGCGCCGCGAGGCCACCCTGCACCTCGCGCTCGCCGAGCATCACGCGCGCGTAGAGCTTCATGAACGGCGCGGACGGGATGTCGAGATCCTCGAGCAGCACGATGCCGCGGCGGATGCGCGCCTCGTCGCGGCGGAACGCGCCCACGCGCACGAGCTGCTGCGCGAGGAAGGGCTGCTTCGTCGGATCGTCGGACCACTTCTCGGCGATCGCGTCGAACACGACGAGGTCGCCGTACTGCCCGTTCCACCGCATCTTCTCGAGCGACGCGAAGAGCAGGTTGGGATCGAGCTGCAGCGCGAGGTCGATGCGCTGCAGGCCTTCCTTCGCGCGTCCCGCCTCGACCTGGAGCATGCCGAGGAACTGGTGCGCCTCGGGCAGCGTGGGCGCGATCGAGAGCGCGGTGCGCACCGCGCCGACCGCCTCGCGGTAGCGGCCGTGCTGCGATGCGATCTGGGCGCGCGCGTAGTGCGTCTCCGCGAGGTCGGGCGCGTGCTCGACCGCGCGCTCGATCGCACGCGCGGCCTCGGCGCCCCAGTCGCGCGTGGAGCTCGGGCTCGGGAGGAACCACGCGCGCACGCACGCCGTCGCGTAGCTCGCGTAGGCCGGTGCGAAGTCGGGCGCGAGCTCGATCACGCGCTCGAGCGCCTCCGCGGTCTCGACCGGGCTCACCGCGTTCGCGGTGCGCAGCCGATGACGCGCCCGCACGTAGAGCTCGAGCGCCTCGGGCGAGATCGCGCCCGCCGCGCCGACTCCGTGCAGCGAGAGGCGCAGCGACTCCGCGATGCGCTGCGCGACCTGCTCCTGGATGGCGAAGAGATCCTCGACCTCGCTGTCGAAGCGCTCGCTCCACTGCTGCACGCCGGTCGCGACGTCGAGCAAGCGCACCGTCACGCGCAGCCGAGGGCCCGCGACCTGCACGGTGCCGTCGATCACGTAGTCGACCGAGAGCGATCGCCCGATGTCGCGCGCGTCGCGCGAGCCGTCGAGGTGCTGCACCGCACCGCGACCGAGCACGCGCAGCCCGCGCGTGCGCGAGAGCACGTCGATCAGCTCGTCGCCGATGCCCGGCGCGAGCCAGTCCTGATCGCTCGGTCCGCGGTACGCGAACGGCACGACCGCGAGCGCGCGATCACCACGGAGCAGCGGAGCGACCGGGGAGCGGTTCGCGGTGGGCGTGGCGGTCGGCGACGCGATCGACACGTTGGAGAGGCTGACGATCGCGCCGGTGCCCGCGACCTCGACGAGCGCGCGCGCGAGGCTCGCCGCGTCGGGATGACGGCGCGACGGATCGCGCTCGAGGCAGCGCATCACGATGTCCGCGAGCGCATCGGGCAGACCGACGAGCGAGCGCGGATCGGGCGCGGGCTGCTGCAGGCGCTTCACCGCGGCCGCGATCGGCGTGTCCGCCGCGAACGCGGCCTCGCCCGTGAGCAGCTCGAAGAGCACGAGGCCGAGCGCGTAGAGGTCCGCGCGCGCGTCCACGGTGCGCCCCGCGATCTGCTCGGGCGCCATGTAGAGCGGCGTGCCGACGATGCCGCCGGTGCGCTGCGCGGCGTCGGCGTCGAGCGCGCGCGCGATGCCGAAGTCGGTCACGACGACGCGCGACGTACGCGCCTCGATCAGCACGTTGTCGGGCTTGAGATCGCGATGCACCACGCCGGCCGCGTGCGCGGCCGCGAGCCCGTCCGCGATCTGCGCCGCGATGCGCGCCGCGCGATCGTGCGCGAGGCGGCGCTCCTTCTCGAGCAGGCGCGAGAGGCTCGGCCCCTCGATGAGCTCCATCGTGAGGAAGTGGACGCCGCCCTGGCTCCCGAGGTCGTGGGTGCGCGCGACGTGCGGGCTCGTGATGCGGCGCGCGAGGCGCACCTCGCGGCGGAAGCGCTCGATCGCGCGGTCCGAGCCGTCGTGCAGCGAGAGCGTCTTCAGCGCGACGGTCTCGCCGACCATCTGGTCGCGCACGCGCCACACCGAGCCCATGCCGCCGCGGCCCAGCAGGCCCTCGACGAGGTAACGACCCGCGAAGAGCTGACCCGGCACGAGATCCGCGCTCGCGGCGACGTGCTGCTTCTCGCGCGGCCCCGACTCGTCGTCGACCAACGACGCGTCGAGCGTCGCGTCGCGATCGTCGCGCTCACCCACGCCGGCCACTCTACCAGAGCCCCCCACGCCGATCGTGTGTGAGTCGCAGCCCGGCGAGCGTCGAGCCCGGGCGCGAGAGGTTCACGAAACTTCGCACCCGCGCGTCGTCGGTGGTACGAAAAGGTGTGCTGCGCCGCTTGATCAGCGCCGCGCTCTCGCTCGTCGGGCTCGCGGTGGTCGCGTACGTGTGGTTCTTCGTGCCGCTCGGGCAGCGCACGCTGCACGAGCACGCGTTGCGCATCGCCGCGACCGAGCCCGCGCAGGAGCTGGGCTCGGAGGCGCGCGACGCGACCGAGCGCGTGGTCGAGCACGTCGAGGACGAGTGGCGCAGCCGCTACGGCGCGGACGCCGGCGTCACGCCGCGCTGAAGAACCCGGAGACGAGCGACGCGACCTCCGCGGGGCGCTCGGTCGTGAAGTCGTGCCCCGCGCCCGGCAGCACCTCGAGGCGCGCGCGCGGGATCGTGCGCGCGATGCGATGGCTGTTCATCGGCGGGATCAGACGATCACGATCGCCGGTGACGACGAGCGTGGGCGCGCGCACGCGGTGAAGGTGCGCGCTCGTGTCGTGCATCCCTGCCGCGAGGAGCTGACCAGCGAGCGCCAGGCGGTTGCGCGGCTCGCTCTCCGCGATCGCGATCCACTCGTCGACGATCTGCGGGCGGCGCGCGAGCGCGTCGGGATCGATCGCCCACTGCATCGTGACGCGGATCTGATCGGCGACGGTGACGTTCGCCGTGCGCAGGAAGCCGAGGATCGCGTCGGGCGGCGTGCGATGCGCGCCGGGGCCGCCCATCGTCGTCGCGCCGAGCACCAGCCGCTCGACGCGCCCGGGATGTCGCAGCACGAGCTGCTGCGCGATCATCCCGCCGAGCGAGAGGCCGAACACGTTCGCACGATGAACGCCGCTCGCCGCGAGCACGGCCGCCGCGTCGTCGGCCATGTCGGCGGTGGTGAAGCCCGGGCCGGGCGCGTCGCTGCGCCCGACGCCGCGGTTGTCGAGGACCAGCACGCGGAAGTGCGGCTCGAGCAGCGGGCGCACGTCGTACCAGTAGCGGCTCGAGCGCGAGAGCCCGCGGATGAGCAGCAGCGCCGGTCCCGCCTCGTTGCCGGTGAGCTCGTAGTAGAGGCGCACCCCGCCTCGGATCGCGAACGGCATCGCGCGCGACGTTGTCTCGTATTGGCACGCGCGTCAACGACAGGCGTAGCGCTCGCAGTTGCTCCCGATGCCCGGCGTGCAGCCGCCCGCATCGCGGCACTCGCCGTCGTAGAACGCGCAGTCCTGCCACGGCACGTACTGCCCGCACGACCACTCGTTGCCCGAGTACGAGCGACCGTACACGCAGCCGTCGCCGGCGGCGTTCGTGATGCAACCGGCGTTGTTGCGCCCGGCCTCGGTCACGCCGTCGCAGTCGAAGTCGAAGCCGCCGACGCCGGTCCGCGGCTCGCCGAACGCGCCGGTCTGCCCGGGGAACGCGCGCGCGTCGAGGTCGTCGCAGTCCGTGGTGGTCACGCTCGAGGGCGCGCGCGACGTGGTGCCCTCGGGGCACGCAGGACCGCAGCGCGACATCGCGAACGCGCTCGGAGGTGCGAAGCCGTCGCCGTCGGCGTCGGCGTAGCACTGCACGGTCGTGCCCTCGTCGACGTCGCCGTCGCAGTCGTCGTCCTCGCCGTCGCAGGTCTCGGGCGCGGGGCCGACCTCGCCGACGCACGCGCCCCACGCGCCGCTCGCGCACGACTGCACGCCGCGCACGCACACGCCCTCGTCGCTGCCGCACGCGCGGAAGGTGACGTCGCACGTGCAGCCGTCGTCGGGCGCGCCGTCGCAGCTCTCGTCGAGCTCGTTGCCGCAGATCTCGGCGCGCGGACGGACGCCGCACGCGCCCCAGATCCCGTCGACGCAGGTTTGGTTGCTCGCGGCGCACGCGCCGGGGAGCGGGCAGGTGCGCGAAGCGCCGTCCTCGCAGCCGCAGCCCGCGGGCGGGTCGTTCGGCGTGCCGCTGCAGTCGTCGTCGACGTCGTCGTCGTCGCACGCGTCGTAGGCGCCCGGGTGGATCGAGCCCTCGGCGTCGTCGCAGTCGTCGGCGCTGCGCGCGAAGCCGGTCGGCGCGGTGCACGCGCGACGCGTCTCCGCGCCCTCTCGCGCGTCGCCGTGACCATCGCGATCGGCGTCGACGACGAACGTGATCGTGACCGTCTCGTCGACGAGCGCGTCGCAGTCCTGATCGCGCTCGTCGCAGACCTCGACCGCGTCGGGGCGCACCGCGGCGCGACCGTCGTCGCAGTCGTCGCCGCACGTCGCGCCGTTGCAGCACGTCGCGTCGAAGAAGCCGTCCTCGTCGGCGTCGCGCTCGCCGAACGTCGTCGGGTCGCAGTCCTCGTCGCGATCGTCGAGATCGCACACCTCGCTCGCGCCCGGGAACGCCTCGGGATCGGCGTCGTCGCAGTCGTCTCCGCCGCACTCGATCGCGCGCGATCCGTCCTCGTCGGCGTCGCGCGTCGCGAGGCAGTCGGTGGCGCACGACTCGCTCGCTTCGTCGCACACCTGCAGCGCGCTGCACGGCGCGCGGCCGGACACGCAGCCTCGCGCGTCCGCGGACTCGTGATCGGGATCGCAGCGCTCGGCGCCGTTGCAGAACGCGCCGTCGTCGCACGCGTCGTCGCTCGTGCAGGCCTGGAACGCGTCGGTGCCGCCGTCGAGCACGGGCGAGGGATCGCCGCACGCGACGAGCACCAGCGCGAGCAGGAGCGTCCGCCTCATCGGCACGCCACGCGGTTCGAGTCGCCGCAATTCTCGGCCGGGCCGCACACGAAGGCCTGCTCGCAGCGCGTTCCGCTCGAGCCCGCGCTCATCGGCGCGCACACGCGGAACGTGGTCGCCGAGCCGCACGGCCCGGGCGCGTCGATGCCCTCGTCGGCGACGCACCGCCCGGTCCCGTCGTCGGCGCACGAGCTCAGGATGAACGACGTGATCGTCGCCGCGCCGTTGCAGTCGAAGTCGAAGCTGCCGCCCGGGCGCGGCGTCCCGAAGCCGCTCGTCTGACCGGGGAACGCGCGCCCGTCGCCGGGGTCGCAGTCGCGCTGCGCGACGTTCGCGGGATCGCGCGAGGTCGTGCCCGCGGGGCACGACGTGCGGCACATCGCGGTGACGGCCGCGGTCAGCGTCGCGTAGCCGTCGCCGTCGCCGTCGTCCCAGCAGCGGAAGAACACGCCCTCGTCGACCGTGCCGTCGCAGTCGTCGTCGACGTCGTTGCAGGTCTCGGGCGTCGGATCGATCGCGTCGAAGCACGCGCTCCAGGCGCCGTCGTTCGCGCAGACCTGCACGCCGCGCTCGCACGCGCCGACGTCGCTGCCGCAGAAGCGCACCGGCTCGTCGCACGTGCAGCCGTCGTCCGCGGCTCCGTCGCAGTCCTCGTCGAGCCCGTTGCCGCAGACCTCGTCGGTCGCGATCACCGCGCACTCGGGCCACGTGCCCGCGACGCACGTCTGCGTGCTCGCGCCGCACGCGCCGGGGAGCGGACAGGTGCGCGACGAGCCGTTCGCGCACGCGCAGCCACCCGGCGGATCGTCCGCGGTGCCGCTGCAGTCGTCGTCGACCGTGCCGTCGCAGCGATCGTATGCGCCCGGGTGCACGCTCCCGATCGCGTCGTCGCAGTCGTCCGCGACCTCCGCGTACCCGGCGGGCGGGGCGCACGCGAGCACGCTCTCGCTCGAGCCCTCGGCGCCGTGGCCGTCGCGATCCGCGTCGACGACGTAACGAACGAGCACGGTCTCGTCGGTGTCGCCGTCGCAGTCGTCGTCGCGCTCGTTGCAGGCCTCGACCTGTCCCGGGTACGTCGCGTCGTCCTCGTCGTCGCAGTCGTCGCCGCAGCGATCGCCGTTGCAGCACGCGTCGTCGACGTGATCATCGCCGTCGTCGTCGCGATCGCCGAACGTCGTGGGATCGCAGTCCTCGTCGCGCCCGTCGGGGTCGCAGACCTCGGTCGCGTCGGGGCGCACGTCGGCGCGCGTGTCGTCGCAGTCCTCGCCGCCGCAGTCGATCGCGTCGGCGCCGTCGCCGTCGGCGTCGGTCGCGACGGCGCAGTCCTGGCGACAGCGATCGGCCTCCTCGTCGCAGACCTGATCGTCCTGGCACGCGGCGCGATCGGTCGCGCACCCGCGCGCGTCGGCGCCCGGAGCGCGCGGCAGGCAGAGCTCCTCACCGTTGCAGAACGCACCGTCGTCGCACTGCTCGTCGCTCGTGCACACGGACGGCGCGTCGGTCGCCGCGTCGACCGTTGGATCGTCGGGATCCCCGCACGCGCCGAGCACCAGGAACGACGCGGCGATCACACCCAGAGCTCGCGCTGCCATCGAGTCGCGAGGCTACCAGAGTGCGATCGCCGCGCGGCGACCGCTCGAGACTGTCGAATCGGCGACCGCTCAGCTGGCGTCGGGCATCTCACCCGGCGCGGTCGGGGGGAGCAGCCCATTGCGCTCGAGCAGCGCGTTCAGATCGGGCTCGCGCCCCATGAAGTCGACGAAGAGCTTCATCGGCTCGTCCGCGTCGCCGCGCGAGAGCAGCTTGTCGCGGAATTCCGCGCCGACGCGCTCGCTGAACAGCCCCTCGCGCTGGAAGCGCGAGAACGCGTCCGCGTCCAGCACCTCGGCCCACTTGTACGAGTAGTAGCCGGCGGCGTACCCGACCGGGTGCGCGAACAGGTGCGAGAAGCCCGTGATCATCGCGTACCCGCTCGGCAGCGGCGTCGTCGCGAAGCGCTCCATCACGCGCCGCGCGTACTCGATGACGTCGCCGTCCTTCTTCGGGTCGTACTCGCGGTGCAGCGTCAGATCGACGGTCGCGAACCCGAGCTGGCGCATCTGCGCGGTCGCGGCGCGGTAGGTGCGCGCGCGCTGCATCTTCTCGAACAGCTCGCCGGGGATCGTGCTGTCCTTCTCGACGTGGCGCGCGAACAAGTCGAGCGCTTCACGCTCCCACGTCCAGTTCTCCATGATCTGCGAGGGCAGCTCGACGAAGTCCCACGCGACGTGGGTGCCCGCGAGACTGCGCACCGGCACGCGCGAGAGCAGGTGGTGCAGCAGGTGCCCGAACTCGTGGAACAGCGTCTCCACCTCGTCGTGCGTCAGCAGCGCGGGCTTGCCGTTCACCGGCGGGCTCGCGTTCGCGCAGAAGAGGCCGAGGTGCGGCGAGAACCCTCCCCCGTCGATCGGACCGCCCGTGATCAGACCGGCCATCCACGCGCCGCCGCGCTTGCTCTCGCGCGGATAGAGGTCGACGTAGAACGCGCCGATCTGCTCGCCGCGCTTCGGATCACGCACCAGGAACGTGCGCACCGACGGATCCCACGTCGGCGCGTTCTCCCACGGCTCGACCACGATGCCGTAGAGACGGCGCGCGATGTCGAACACGCCCTGCAGCGCGCGTTCCGCGGGGAAGTACGGGCGCAGCGCCTCCTCGTCGAAGTCGTAGAGCGCGAGGCGCTGCTTCTCCGACCAGTAGCCGACGTCCCACGGCTGCATCGGGCCGGCCTTGCCGCCCTGCGCCTTCTTGCGGAACGCCTCGAGATCCTGCTTCTCGCGCTCGAACGCGTCGCGGGTGCGCGACTCGAGCTTCGTCACGAACTGCGCGGCGTCGGACCCGGTCTTCGCCATGCGATCGCAGAGCACGAGGTCCGCGAAGTCGTCGCGCCCGAGCAGCTTCGCCTTCGCCTTGCGCAGCTCGAGGATGCGCAGGAGGTGCGGGCGGTTGTCGAACTGCTCGCCGCTCGCGCGCGTGTTGTACGCCCACCAGATCTTCTCGCGGATCTCGGCGTCGTCGAGGTACGTGAGGACCGCCATCACGCTCGGCGCCTGGAGCGTGAAGCGCCAGCCCTCGATGCCCTTCTGCTGCGCGCTCGCGCGCGCCGCTTCGCGCGCGCTCTCGGGCAGGCCGGCGAGCTTCTTCTCGTCGGTGACGACGAGCTCGAACGCGTTCGTGGCGTCCAGCAGGTTCTGCGAGAACTTCGTGGTCAGCGTCGAGAGCTCGACGTCGATCGCCTCGAGCTGCTTCTTGCCGTCCGCGTCGAGGTCCGCGCCCGCGCGGCGGAACTCGTCGATCGTCTTCGCGAGGTGGCGCGCGCGGATCGGATCGAGGCTCTTCGCGTCGTCGGTGTCGGCGTACGCGCGGAGCACCTCCCAGAGCTTCGGGTCGAGCGGGATCGACGTGTAGAACGCGCTGACCTCGGGCTTCACGTCGTTGTACGCCTCGCGCAGGGCCGGCGTGGTCGCGACGGACTCGAGGTGCGACACGACGCCCATCGCGCGCGAGAGGGACTCCGTCGCATCGTCCAGGGCGCCCAGGGTGCTCGCATAGGTCCGCGGCGCGGTGCGCTCGCCGATCTCGTGGATCGCAGCGCGCGCGCGAGCGAGCAGCGTCGTGATCGCGGGCCGCACGTGCTCGGGCCGGATGCGGTCGAAGGGGATGCGGATCGAGTCGAGCTCGAGCAGCGGATTGTCGTTCGCGGCCTGGGTCATGGCTGGTTGGGGTGATATCCATAGGACCCCAGCCGTGGCAACGGGAGGACCCCTCGAATGGAGCGCGCGCTCGGGCCGCTCGATCTCCGCACGAACCGCGCGACGCTGATCGGCGCCGAGCCGGGCGCGCTGCTCGCGGGGGCGACGATCCTCCTCGCGCTGCACGAGCGCGGTGTGCCGATGCATCTCGCGATCGCGTGCGACGATCCCCTCGCCGCGCCGCTCGCGAAGGCGCTCGCGGACCGGGGGCTGCCGAGTGAGATCACGCGCGCCGACACGCTCGACGGAGCGATCGTGATCGGCGGCGCACGTCTGCTCGACGACGCGCGCGCGGCGAGTGCGGCGCGGATCGCGCTGGTCGGTCTCGGCGCGGAGGCGTGCGAAGGGATCGATCCCGCGCGCACCCACGCCCGGCTCGCAGCGCTGCTCGCGGAGGGCGCGCTGGTCGATCGCACCCCGCTCTTCCCGCTCGACGCGCTGTGCCGCACCTGGCTCGAGCTCGTCGAGGACGTGCACCACGCGCTCGGGCCCGCCGCGCAGCGGCCGATCGTCGACGCGATCCGGGCGGCGCTGTTCGGTCGCTGTGGCTCCATCGCGGTGAACCTCGCCGCGCGCGAGCGCCCTGCGCAGGTGTCGCTCGAGACCGCGACGATCGTGTGGATCGATCCGTCTAGAGCGCGCCGCTGAGCGAGACCATCGCGCCGCCGTCGATCGGCGTCACGCGCACGCCTTCGAGCGCGGCGATGCGATACGCGTGCTCGTGGTCGCCGCCGAGCACCTCCGTCAGCAGGAACGCGAGCGCGAGGCCGCCGACCGAGGTGCCCACGCCGACCATGCCGAAGAGCGAAGGCTCGCCCTGCGCGATCAGCGCGACGATGCCCGCGACGAGCGTCCCGCTCGCGAAGCCCAGCGTGAGGAGCCAGCCGCGCGCGGCGTCGGCACGAACACCCGCGCCCGCGACGAGCGCGGCGACGACGACGCCGGCGCCGAGCCCACCGGCGCCCAGCGCGAACGCGGTCGGTCCGTCGGTGCTCGCGGCGTTCGCGACCAGGAGGCCGAGCGCCGTTCCCCAGAGCCCAGCGGTCTCGACGAAGCGCACGTGCTGGACCGAGGGCGACAGCCCGAGCCCGATCGTTGCGCCGACGAGCACTCCGGCGAGCCCGCCCGCGAGCGGCACGAACGCGCGCTCCGCCATGCCGCGCCGATCCGAGGAGATCGGCGCGAGCTCGGGATCGAGCGCGCCCCAGAGCAGGAAGCCGAGCGACATGCCGTAGCGGATCGAGACCGCGAGCGTCGACGCGACGCCGCGGCGGAGCCCGTCGTCCGAGTCGATCCCGACGACGCCGAGCGCGAGCAGCGACGCGCCTCCGAGCACGCTGAGCGCGTACCAGCCGTCGTCATCGAGCGAGAGCGCGTAGGGGACCCAGAACCCCGCGTATCCACCCAGGATTCCGGCGCTCACGTAGAGATCGACGAGCTCGCCGTCGCTTCGGCGCGCGGGATCGGGCGGCGGGCGCGGCGCGGCGGACGGAGCGAGCACGACGCGCGTCGCGGGCGGCTCGAGGCGTCGCCGGAGGATGCTCCGCAGCGCGGTCGCGCGACGCGCGAGCTCGCTCTCGGGATCGACGTTCGCGAGCACGTGCTCGACGCGCCGCAGCGCGAGCTCGTCGCGCGCGCCCTCCGCGGCGGCGACGAGCGGCGCGAGCACCACGTCGCGCATCAGCGCGTGGATCGTCGGTCCATCGCCGACCTCTCTGCGGGCGGCCGCGATCACGACCGACGCGCGCGCCTCGAGCCACGAGCCCACCGGGACCCGCTCGCGTGCCCACTCGGCGCGCGCCCATCCGAGGAGCGCGCGCCCTCGCGCGACGTCGACCTCCGCTGCCTCGACCAAGGGCGCGAGCACGTCGTCGATCACGACGTGCGACGCGTAGGCGTCGGGCGCTGGCGGTGGCGCCTGCGCCTCCACCGCGGGCGCGACGAGCACGGTGAGCGCGAGCACCGTGCT includes:
- a CDS encoding alpha/beta fold hydrolase, whose product is MPFAIRGGVRLYYELTGNEAGPALLLIRGLSRSSRYWYDVRPLLEPHFRVLVLDNRGVGRSDAPGPGFTTADMADDAAAVLAASGVHRANVFGLSLGGMIAQQLVLRHPGRVERLVLGATTMGGPGAHRTPPDAILGFLRTANVTVADQIRVTMQWAIDPDALARRPQIVDEWIAIAESEPRNRLALAGQLLAAGMHDTSAHLHRVRAPTLVVTGDRDRLIPPMNSHRIARTIPRARLEVLPGAGHDFTTERPAEVASLVSGFFSAA
- a CDS encoding fatty acid desaturase family protein; protein product: MAVRTLELTDPTFTPKAQRNALEKLALRFIRDERDLPFVWLSLQMTFVLIPLAIVLYWPGVFRWWMAPLYWAVLFGAFFDRYILMLHNTSHKPLFKREHGWAKFYIPWVLGPFCGETPETYYIHHITMHHAEGNLPRDLSSTMKYQRDSLVDFLRYWSDFFFLSIFKLAAYQLGKKRPRLFAWMIAGELSFYALVALGLALAPGPTLTIFVVPFLLCRFLMMCGNWGQHAFIDQNDPGNSYKSSITCINVRYNQRAFNDGYHISHHLVANRHWTEHPGELLANRAKYAANGAIIFQGIDFFQVWFFLMLKRYDVLAKHFVDLAEQPRSDEEIIALLKSRVQRFDVSRPEVLAAVPA
- a CDS encoding serine/threonine-protein kinase; the protein is MGERDDRDATLDASLVDDESGPREKQHVAASADLVPGQLFAGRYLVEGLLGRGGMGSVWRVRDQMVGETVALKTLSLHDGSDRAIERFRREVRLARRITSPHVARTHDLGSQGGVHFLTMELIEGPSLSRLLEKERRLAHDRAARIAAQIADGLAAAHAAGVVHRDLKPDNVLIEARTSRVVVTDFGIARALDADAAQRTGGIVGTPLYMAPEQIAGRTVDARADLYALGLVLFELLTGEAAFAADTPIAAAVKRLQQPAPDPRSLVGLPDALADIVMRCLERDPSRRHPDAASLARALVEVAGTGAIVSLSNVSIASPTATPTANRSPVAPLLRGDRALAVVPFAYRGPSDQDWLAPGIGDELIDVLSRTRGLRVLGRGAVQHLDGSRDARDIGRSLSVDYVIDGTVQVAGPRLRVTVRLLDVATGVQQWSERFDSEVEDLFAIQEQVAQRIAESLRLSLHGVGAAGAISPEALELYVRARHRLRTANAVSPVETAEALERVIELAPDFAPAYASYATACVRAWFLPSPSSTRDWGAEAARAIERAVEHAPDLAETHYARAQIASQHGRYREAVGAVRTALSIAPTLPEAHQFLGMLQVEAGRAKEGLQRIDLALQLDPNLLFASLEKMRWNGQYGDLVVFDAIAEKWSDDPTKQPFLAQQLVRVGAFRRDEARIRRGIVLLEDLDIPSAPFMKLYARVMLGEREVQGGLAALRTVLDGKVSDRFRSLVHQLCAEAYGRLGDVPSMMEHVRGGAESVLVDLEWMDRCPLIEQARAQPEFAELRRKVRARCEQIWAA
- a CDS encoding M3 family metallopeptidase, yielding MTQAANDNPLLELDSIRIPFDRIRPEHVRPAITTLLARARAAIHEIGERTAPRTYASTLGALDDATESLSRAMGVVSHLESVATTPALREAYNDVKPEVSAFYTSIPLDPKLWEVLRAYADTDDAKSLDPIRARHLAKTIDEFRRAGADLDADGKKQLEAIDVELSTLTTKFSQNLLDATNAFELVVTDEKKLAGLPESAREAARASAQQKGIEGWRFTLQAPSVMAVLTYLDDAEIREKIWWAYNTRASGEQFDNRPHLLRILELRKAKAKLLGRDDFADLVLCDRMAKTGSDAAQFVTKLESRTRDAFEREKQDLEAFRKKAQGGKAGPMQPWDVGYWSEKQRLALYDFDEEALRPYFPAERALQGVFDIARRLYGIVVEPWENAPTWDPSVRTFLVRDPKRGEQIGAFYVDLYPRESKRGGAWMAGLITGGPIDGGGFSPHLGLFCANASPPVNGKPALLTHDEVETLFHEFGHLLHHLLSRVPVRSLAGTHVAWDFVELPSQIMENWTWEREALDLFARHVEKDSTIPGELFEKMQRARTYRAATAQMRQLGFATVDLTLHREYDPKKDGDVIEYARRVMERFATTPLPSGYAMITGFSHLFAHPVGYAAGYYSYKWAEVLDADAFSRFQREGLFSERVGAEFRDKLLSRGDADEPMKLFVDFMGREPDLNALLERNGLLPPTAPGEMPDAS
- a CDS encoding putative metal-binding motif-containing protein yields the protein MAARALGVIAASFLVLGACGDPDDPTVDAATDAPSVCTSDEQCDDGAFCNGEELCLPRAPGADARGCATDRAACQDDQVCDEEADRCRQDCAVATDADGDGADAIDCGGEDCDDTRADVRPDATEVCDPDGRDEDCDPTTFGDRDDDGDDHVDDACCNGDRCGDDCDDEDDATYPGQVEACNERDDDCDGDTDETVLVRYVVDADRDGHGAEGSSESVLACAPPAGYAEVADDCDDAIGSVHPGAYDRCDGTVDDDCSGTADDPPGGCACANGSSRTCPLPGACGASTQTCVAGTWPECAVIATDEVCGNGLDEDCDGAADDGCTCDEPVRFCGSDVGACERGVQVCANDGAWSACFDAIDPTPETCNDVDDDCDGTVDEGVFFRCWDDGDGDGYATLTAAVTAMCRTSCPAGTTSRDPANVAQRDCDPGDGRAFPGQTSGFGTPRPGGSFDFDCNGAATITSFILSSCADDGTGRCVADEGIDAPGPCGSATTFRVCAPMSAGSSGTRCEQAFVCGPAENCGDSNRVACR
- a CDS encoding putative metal-binding motif-containing protein, producing MRRTLLLALVLVACGDPSPVLDGGTDAFQACTSDDACDDGAFCNGAERCDPDHESADARGCVSGRAPCSALQVCDEASESCATDCLATRDADEDGSRAIECGGDDCDDADPEAFPGASEVCDLDDRDEDCDPTTFGERDADEDGFFDATCCNGATCGDDCDDGRAAVRPDAVEVCDERDQDCDALVDETVTITFVVDADRDGHGDAREGAETRRACTAPTGFARSADDCDDAEGSIHPGAYDACDDDDVDDDCSGTPNDPPAGCGCEDGASRTCPLPGACAASNQTCVDGIWGACGVRPRAEICGNELDESCDGAPDDGCTCDVTFRACGSDEGVCVRGVQSCASGAWGACVGEVGPAPETCDGEDDDCDGDVDEGTTVQCYADADGDGFAPPSAFAMSRCGPACPEGTTSRAPSSVTTTDCDDLDARAFPGQTGAFGEPRTGVGGFDFDCDGVTEAGRNNAGCITNAAGDGCVYGRSYSGNEWSCGQYVPWQDCAFYDGECRDAGGCTPGIGSNCERYACR